The nucleotide window TTTAGATTGGTATAAACAACTTTGTATTTAAATGAGGTGCTGGCATTGCCACTGTCAGGATAGACCCCGCTGGTTGAGCCGTAACCGGTATCGGGGGTGTAGGACAACGCAACAGGATCGATATAGTTGATTGATAAATAGACCTGTGTGACCCGGATCCCGTTGGCGTTGGTCCGATGGTTGATGACTGCGATCAGACTGTTAATGTCATTCCAAGTCCAGGCGGCCAGCGTTGCGGGATTATGGGTATAGAAATCGCTGGTAAAAGTCTGATAGGACGTGGTTCCTCCGATAAAAGTAAATGGTACGGCTGAATCGCGGGAGGTAGGAAGCTGAGGGCTGAAGGCGGAACTGACGGTGAGATCGTTACTATCAGTCACAGCGGAAACCGTTCGGGTTTGTCCCATCGCGGTGATCTGACTTCCAACGGCCAATTGTGAGGTAAAGTTGGTGGCATTCCCATGAATACTGGTTGTACCAGTGGAATAAATGGTGCCGGAGCCCTGCACTTCATCAAAACCGGTGACATAATCAGTGCCGTTGGTCCGAATACCGACCTCCATATTGCAGGGGATGGTGATGCATTTTGCGACGACGTTGAGTCGGACTCCTGTAATTGCAGTTGTTCCGTTGGGGAAATCGTCCAGATCAATATAGAGGCTGTCATCCTGGGTAATGCTCTGAACATAGGAAGTGTCCCCGTCATTAGTATCTAGGGCTGTTGCTTCAGAGCCGGCCGGGCTGTATGCCCATCCGATATAGGTCCAGCTCGTCCCGGCTGAAAGGTTTGGGGAAAAAGTGCTGTTGACGGTAAGACTTGTGGCGCTGGCGATGGCTGTGACAGTTCGGGTCTGTCCTGCAGCGGTGATAATACTTCCGACAAGGAGTTTGGTGTTAAAACTGGTTCCGGACCCTGTAACCGTGGTGCCGCTGGAGGAGATTGTTCCGGTTCCATTCCAGACTGACGTAAGAGCATTTCTTCCCGAAGGGGAGATCGCCTTCGTATAGTTCACCTTTACATAGACCTCTGTGATTCGAAGCGCGTTGGCATTGCTTGCATGCAACACCATTGGAATCAATGAGTTGATGTCTGTCCAGGTCCATGGCGCGCTCGTTCGCGGATTGGTTGTATATAAATTACCTGAATAACTACTGTAAGAGGAGCTTCGGACCGATCGGCTGCTGCCGAGTCGGTCACTGGTATCCGTTGTCCCAGCGCGGAACCCGATCTGAATGTTTGTGCTCGATCCAGTGACTCGGGCCACTGCGAAGACCTGAACGTCGTTGATCGTCCATCCAGTGAGGGTTGTATCGTCCAAATCCATATAGAGTTTGTCATTCAGCGCGCTGTCTTGAATATAACTTGTGTCACTGTCATTGCTGTCAAAAACGGTTGCATAGGTGAATCCACCCCCCACGACTGTCCAAGATCCGACCGCCGCGAAGTTGGCATTCTTGCCGCTCGGATGAAGGATGAGGGTGTCGGCATGACCCGTTGAAGTGGTGAAAAGAGTAAAGATAAAGGTTGAAATAAAAAAGTAAAAAATTCTAAGGAATAGATCGCGATATTGAGAAGGGAATCCATTTTTAGGAATCATTTTTTTAATCACCTGATTTCCTTCTCCACTCGACAAGCAATCCATTATTCTTGCTTTTTGTTTTCAAGCCCGCTTCGGCCATTGTCCGCATAGGATGTATATTATTTTGGTATATAGTCCTAGACCGAGTATATCGCTGTCCCGTCTTGCGTCAACAAGATTCATTACACAATTCTGTTGGTTGTCTGAGTGTTTTAAAATTTCTACCTGCCTATTTTTATCAATAAAAAAGCTCATACCACCTTTATGGGGATGAGCTTCGAGCGATAGCCGCTTCGGGAGTCCTTGCAACCATATCACTGAGACTTAGGTCAGGGACTTTGCGCCCCTTCTCTTTCGAGGAGGGTAGCTCTTATCGGTGGCTTTATCTGAACTGAAATTGTCAATCCATACTATACGACTGGGATATCATCCCGTCAAGGGAAATGATATACCAATAATGTATTATGTGAGATGAGGTTTAATCGGGGTTTGTCTGAAGGAAAACGGAAATGGTGTTGTCGCCTGCATTGGTCACGGCAAGGTCATCTCGGCCGTCGCCATTTAAATCTCTGGCCACAACTCCCAGAGGACGGTTGCCGGTTGGATGTTGGATTGGATCCGAAAATAGACCGCCCCCGAGGTTTAGTAAAATGGAAACAGTCTTGTTAGCGCTGTTTGACACTGCAATATCAGGTTTTCCATCGTGGTTAAAATCTCCTGTCGCGGCAAATTCGGGGCGTCCTCCCAAAGCGATTATCACTGGTTGGGCTGAAAGTCCCCCAATACCATCTCCAAAAAACAGAATTAATTGGGACGAGTCGCTATTGACGACGGCAAGGTCGAGATTTCCGTCCCCATTCCAGTCTCCAGACACAATCGCATTAGGACCGGCCACCCCGTTAGTGCCCGTAGTAGAGAAGAATTGTTGGGAAGGGAAGCCGCCGCTGCCATCATTGAGTAAAATCGCGATCTGATTATCGGATCCAAAAACGACAACCAGATCCATCCAGGTATCATTGTTTAAATCAACGGCAAGTAGTGCGATCGGTCCATTCCCGCTGAACGGTACAGGCAGAGGAGATTGGAAGGTTCCATCTCCGTTTCCAAAAATAAGGGAAAGGTCAACTGTCGAAAGATTAAGAGTGGCAAGGTCTTGTTTGCCGTCATTATTAAAATCGGCAGTAACGATGGCAATGGGACCATTGGTCGACAAGGAGACTTCTGTCGTGGAGCCGATTCCACTGTCAATGCCCAGAAACATGGAGATCGATGAATCGTGCGAGGGATCTCCAAAATTAGCGACTGCCAAATCGTCAAACGTTCCGGGGTCGAATCGACCCGTAGTAAGTGATTGCGGAAAGATGCCAACTGAATAAGACTGCGTCACAGAAAATAGACCGCCTCCCGTTCCTTTTAGGAGTGAAATAGTATTATCGTCCGTATTAGTACTAACTAAGTCAACGATACCATCATCATTAAAATCACCAGAAGAGATCGAAGCAGGTGACGGCCCCACTGGATAACTGGTCGGACTTAAGAAGAGGCGGAAGGTGACCTGGATGGTTGCGGTTTTTGAGAGCCCGCCGGAGGTGGCGGTAATGGTTGCCGATCCTTCTGCCAATCCCGATGCGAGCCCATTGGCGTCGATACTTACTATAGTTGGAGTATCGGAGGACCAGGTGAAGGTAACGCCAGAGAGAGCATTTCCACTGGAATCCCGGGCGACCGCACTGAATTGTTGAGAGCTATTTTTTGCGATGGTCACGGAAGCGGGGGAGACCTCGATCGCTGCAATGATAGGATTCGGTGTAGGCCCCGGCCCATTCTCATTTCCACCACCTCCGCCGCCACAGGCAGCGATAATTGAGAAGAGACCTATTCCTAAGGTAAAAAGCAGAATTTGAGTAAATGAGATCCTGCCGGTTGGTCGGTCCGATATGCTGAAAAGGATTTTCATCGTGTATTTAAGAGCCTATCTCCGGATCAACAATCTGTCAAACCAAGATCCCAAGATCCCAAGATCCATTGATGGGTCAGAAGCGTTTATGATATGGTGTTCGCAGGATTGAGAACCGTAACGAATCTAAAAGAAAGGGGAGAGGCGTTGACAAAGACTTCGTTGCCAACCTGGAATTTAAGTGATCTGTATCAGAAGATCGACGATCCGAAGATTGATGCTGACCTCCGCAACGCACTCCAGCAGGCCGAGCAATTCGAGGAGAAAAACCGAGGCAAAGTTCTCTCGGGGGAGGTCGGTCCGATGGGTCTCCTTGAAGCGCTGCGTGACTTGGAGTCGATCCGTGAGCAGATCGACCGGGTCTCCTCCTACGCGCATCTCATTTTTGCAGCCGACACACTCAATCCCAAACATGGCGCCCTGCTTCAACGGGTTCAGGAGCGTTTCACCGAGATCCAGCAACACCTTCTCTTTTTCGAGCTCGAGTGGTCAGCAATACCGAAGGAGCATGCAAAGGAGTGGATAGAGGCACCTGAACTGACGCAATATCGACATTTTCTTGAGTCCATCCGGAAATGGGCTCCCTATCGGCTCTCCGAAGCGGAAGAGAAGGTTCTGGAGGAGAAGGCCAATACCGGTTCGCGCGCCTTCCAGCGTCTCTTTGATGAAACTTTGAATCAAATCCAGTTTTCTGTCGATTTAAATGGAGAGCGGCAATCCCTTACTGAGCAGGAAGCCTTGGCCCTCCTTTATGATTCAAAGCGGGAAGTCCGCCGGGCGGCGGCACAGGGGCTGACGAAAGGCCTTCAAGGGAATGCGCCGCTTCTGACGTTCATCTTCAACCAAATTGTCGCCGATCATGCCATCGACGATCGGCTTCGTCGATTTTCAGATCCAATGGCATCGCGGAACCTTTCGAACGAGATCGATCCCGCTGCAGTGGATGCACTTCTCGCCTCCTGTGAATCCGAGTATGCTTTGGTGGCGCGCTACTATCGTCTAAAGAAGCGACAGCTGGGGTTGGACACCCTTTATGATTATGACCGATATGCTCCATTAACCTCGGTTTCCGAGGCGGTTTCTTTTGAGGAGGCCCAAGCGCGCGTTCTCTCTTCATTCAACGATTTCTCCCCGCAGGCGGCGGAGATCGCCTCACGCTTCTTTGAGGGCCATTGGATCGATGCCGCCGTCCGCCCCGGCAAGCGAGGCGGGGCATTCAGTTCGGGGACCGTTCCAAGCGTGCATCCCTATGTCTTTGTCAATTATCTCGGCACACCCCGCGATGTGATGACCCTGGCGCATGAGTTGGGCCATGGCATCCACCAATGGCTCTCGCGACGGCAGAACTATTTCAACTTTGATACCCCCCTTACCACGGCGGAAACCGCCAGTGTCTTTGCCGAAATGCTTGTTTTTCATCGGCTCCAAAATGAAGAGAAGGATCCGAAAAAACGGCTGGCGCTTTTGATGGAAAAGCTCGAAGAGAGTTTTGCCACCGTCTTTCGGCAGGTTGTCCTCTGTCGCTTTGAGCAAAAGGCGCATGCAGCGAGACGAAGCGAAGGAGAGTTAAGTCCAGACAGAATCAATGCGCTTTGGATGGAAGAGAACCGAGTGATGTTTGGTGATTCAGTCGTTCTGACCGATGATTACCAATGGTGGTGGAGCTATATTTCCCATTTTATCCACTCTCCGTTTTATACTTATGCCTATGCCTTCGGGCATCTTCTGGTCTTGGCGCTTTATGAGAAGTATCTGGAGGACAAGCGGTCCTTTGTCCCAAAATATCTGGATCTTCTGTCGGCCGGCGGATCGGATCGCCCCGACCGACTGATTTTGGAAAAGATGGGGCTCGACATTACACAGCGCGATTTTTGGCAGGGAGGGCTGCGCTTTCTCAGACGGATGGTGGAAGATGCGGAGCAGCTCGCCGCAGATAGCTCTTCCGGTCCGGTCGGCCCGGCTCTCAGCAAATGACTTTCCAATCCGCTCTATCTTTTGGACAACGCTTCGAAACTTTGGTACACTCTCCAAAACTGGGGGAGAACCATGACAGAGATTAAATTAGAAGATCAAATCAAAATCGCAATCATTGGATTGGGATATGTCGGCCTTCCACTTGCGGTTGAATTCGGAAAAAAATTTAACACGGTTGGATTTGATATTCATGCGAAACGCGTTGACTCGCTCCGAAAGGGGCAAGACAGCACACTAGAGGTCTCGGAAGAGGCGCTTCACGCTGCGAAAAAGCTCACCTACACGACCGACCGCCAAGGAATTAAGGAGTGCAATTTTTTCATCGTCACCGTCCCAACACCGATCGATGCACACAAACGCCCCGATCTCACCCCGGTTGTCAAAGCTACCGAGAGTATCGGAGCGGTCTTAAAAAAAGGGGATATCGTCGTCTACGAATCGACGGTTTATCCCGGAGTGACGGAAGAAATCTGTGTGCCTATTTTAGAAGAAAAATCCGGTTTAAAATTTAATCACGACTTCTTTGCCGGCTATTCTCCGGAGCGGATTAATCCAGGAGACAAAGAACATACCGTCACGAAGATCCTGAAGGTCGTTTCCGGTTCGACACCAGAGACCTTGAATACGATTGATGCCGTCTACCGATCGATCATCGTCGCCGGCACCCACCGCGCGGAATCGATCCGGGTCGCCGAGGCGGCGAAGGTGATTGAGAACACGCAGCGGGATGTGAATATTGCCTTGATCAACGAACTGGCGCTTCTCTTCAACCGCCTGGGGATCGATACAGAAGCAGTATTGAGGGCCGCCGGCACGAAATGGAATTTTCTCAAATTCTCTCCCGGTCTGGTCGGAGGGCATTGTATCGGTGTCGATCCCTATTATCTGACCCACAAGGCGCAGGAGGTCGGCTATCATCCGGAGGTGATCTTGGCCGGAAGGCGGATCAACGACGGGATGGGGAGTCATGTCGCAGGACAGGTTATAAAATTAATGACCAAAAAAGGAATTCCGGTACTCGGAAGCAACATCCTGATCCTCGGCCTCACCTTTAAGGAGAATTGTCCCGATATCCGGAATACCCGGGTGGTCGATATCATCCAAGAATTAAAGCAGTACAATGCAGATGTTCATATTTATGACCCCTGGGCCGACGTTCAGGAAGTAGAGCATGAATATGGCCTCAAAATGGATGAGACCCTCTACGAGAAGTATTATGATGCGATTATCCTGGCGGTCTCTCACCAGCAATTTAGGAAGTGGACGGCCGACGATCTCGGCCGATATGCCAAGGAGCGCCGCGTAATCTATGACGTGAAACATATGTGGGATCGGACCTGGGTCGATGGAAGATTATAAAGGGGATCGATTTTGAAGGTTTTGGTCACCGGCGCGGCTGGATTCATCGGATTTCATCTCTCGCAACGGCTTCTTGCTCAGGGACATGCGGTCGTCGGTCTCGACAACCTAAACGACTATTATGATGTCGGACTGAAACAAGACCGTCTCAAGCAGCTTCAAGGGAATCCGGCGGTTCGGTTTGTGAAGGCCGATTTATCCGACCGACGGGCGATCAACGACCTGTTCCAAAGCGAGCGATTCGAGCGGGTCTTCCACCTCGCTGCACAGGCGGGGGTCCGGTACTCTCTGACCAACCCACACGTTTATATCGAAAGCAACCTGGTGGGATTTCTCCATATTTTAGAAGGTTGCCGGCAGACTCAAGTCCCCCATCTTATTTACGCCTCCTCGAGTTCGGTTTACGGCGCGAATACGCAGATGCCCTTCTCTGTCCACGACCGGGTCGATCATCCGGTGTCGCTTTATGCCGCCACCAAGAAGTCCAACGAGTTGATGGCCCATACCTATTCCCATCTTTATCGGATTCCGACGACCGGCCTCCGGTTCTTTACCGTCTATGGCCCCTGGGGACGGCCCGATATGGCGCTTTTCCTCTTTACCCGGGCGATCCTCGATGGAAAGCCGATCGAGCTCTACAACTTCGGCCGGATGGAGCGCGATTTTACCTACATCGACGACATTGTCGAAGGGGTGGTCCGTG belongs to Candidatus Manganitrophaceae bacterium and includes:
- a CDS encoding VCBS repeat-containing protein translates to MKILFSISDRPTGRISFTQILLFTLGIGLFSIIAACGGGGGGNENGPGPTPNPIIAAIEVSPASVTIAKNSSQQFSAVARDSSGNALSGVTFTWSSDTPTIVSIDANGLASGLAEGSATITATSGGLSKTATIQVTFRLFLSPTSYPVGPSPASISSGDFNDDGIVDLVSTNTDDNTISLLKGTGGGLFSVTQSYSVGIFPQSLTTGRFDPGTFDDLAVANFGDPSHDSSISMFLGIDSGIGSTTEVSLSTNGPIAIVTADFNNDGKQDLATLNLSTVDLSLIFGNGDGTFQSPLPVPFSGNGPIALLAVDLNNDTWMDLVVVFGSDNQIAILLNDGSGGFPSQQFFSTTGTNGVAGPNAIVSGDWNGDGNLDLAVVNSDSSQLILFFGDGIGGLSAQPVIIALGGRPEFAATGDFNHDGKPDIAVSNSANKTVSILLNLGGGLFSDPIQHPTGNRPLGVVARDLNGDGRDDLAVTNAGDNTISVFLQTNPD
- a CDS encoding M3 family oligoendopeptidase yields the protein MVFAGLRTVTNLKERGEALTKTSLPTWNLSDLYQKIDDPKIDADLRNALQQAEQFEEKNRGKVLSGEVGPMGLLEALRDLESIREQIDRVSSYAHLIFAADTLNPKHGALLQRVQERFTEIQQHLLFFELEWSAIPKEHAKEWIEAPELTQYRHFLESIRKWAPYRLSEAEEKVLEEKANTGSRAFQRLFDETLNQIQFSVDLNGERQSLTEQEALALLYDSKREVRRAAAQGLTKGLQGNAPLLTFIFNQIVADHAIDDRLRRFSDPMASRNLSNEIDPAAVDALLASCESEYALVARYYRLKKRQLGLDTLYDYDRYAPLTSVSEAVSFEEAQARVLSSFNDFSPQAAEIASRFFEGHWIDAAVRPGKRGGAFSSGTVPSVHPYVFVNYLGTPRDVMTLAHELGHGIHQWLSRRQNYFNFDTPLTTAETASVFAEMLVFHRLQNEEKDPKKRLALLMEKLEESFATVFRQVVLCRFEQKAHAARRSEGELSPDRINALWMEENRVMFGDSVVLTDDYQWWWSYISHFIHSPFYTYAYAFGHLLVLALYEKYLEDKRSFVPKYLDLLSAGGSDRPDRLILEKMGLDITQRDFWQGGLRFLRRMVEDAEQLAADSSSGPVGPALSK
- the tviB gene encoding Vi polysaccharide biosynthesis UDP-N-acetylglucosamine C-6 dehydrogenase TviB; translation: MTEIKLEDQIKIAIIGLGYVGLPLAVEFGKKFNTVGFDIHAKRVDSLRKGQDSTLEVSEEALHAAKKLTYTTDRQGIKECNFFIVTVPTPIDAHKRPDLTPVVKATESIGAVLKKGDIVVYESTVYPGVTEEICVPILEEKSGLKFNHDFFAGYSPERINPGDKEHTVTKILKVVSGSTPETLNTIDAVYRSIIVAGTHRAESIRVAEAAKVIENTQRDVNIALINELALLFNRLGIDTEAVLRAAGTKWNFLKFSPGLVGGHCIGVDPYYLTHKAQEVGYHPEVILAGRRINDGMGSHVAGQVIKLMTKKGIPVLGSNILILGLTFKENCPDIRNTRVVDIIQELKQYNADVHIYDPWADVQEVEHEYGLKMDETLYEKYYDAIILAVSHQQFRKWTADDLGRYAKERRVIYDVKHMWDRTWVDGRL
- a CDS encoding NAD-dependent epimerase; its protein translation is MLKVLVTGAAGFIGFHLSQRLLAQGHAVVGLDNLNDYYDVGLKQDRLKQLQGNPAVRFVKADLSDRRAINDLFQSERFERVFHLAAQAGVRYSLTNPHVYIESNLVGFLHILEGCRQTQVPHLIYASSSSVYGANTQMPFSVHDRVDHPVSLYAATKKSNELMAHTYSHLYRIPTTGLRFFTVYGPWGRPDMALFLFTRAILDGKPIELYNFGRMERDFTYIDDIVEGVVRVGEKIPGPDPNWDSRKPDPATSNAPYRIFNIGNNSPVALLTLLDTLEKSLGKKGERRLVAIQPGDVPATYADVDDLMKEVGFKPATPIETGVQRFVDWYRSYYHLS